The Deltaproteobacteria bacterium genomic interval CGCGGCGGTCGACGCCGTCCGACGCCGAACTGTTCGCGGGCTGCGGCGAGCCCGGCAAGCCCGCGCCCAAGGCCGCACCGGCTCAGTAGCCGGCCCGACCGTTCGCCCCGCCCTCCGGCAAGGCGAACGCGCGTCCCGCGCGGGCGCCAGCGCCTACGACCTCGCCGCGACCCGGTCGACCGAGTAGACGCCGTTGATCCGCGACAGAGAGCGCATCACCGCCTTGAGCTGATCGAGGTCGGTCACGTCGGCGTGAAACGTGTTGACGGCGCGTTTGTCGTCGGTCGCGCGGCAATGTGCCTGCGAAATGTTGACGCCGGAATCGGTGAACGCCTTGGAAATGTGCGCCAACAGCCCCGGCTTGTCCGCGCAAACCACCTGAATGGCCACGGGGTGGTGCCCCTTGACGGAGGGGTCCCATTCCACCTCGACGCGGCGCGCGGGATCGAGGTCGAGCGCCTTCTGGCAGTCCCTCAGGTGCACGGTGACCCCTCGGCCGCGCGTCACGAACCCGACGATCTTGTCCCCCGGCAGCGGACTGCAACAGCGCGCATAGCGGACGAGCACGCCGTCTTCGCCCGCCACCTTGATGGCACTGCCGGAGCTTCGGCGGGTCACGCGCCGCAGGATCTGGGTGATCGGGTTCGGCCTCCCCTCCCCCGACGCCTTGCCCCCGCCCTTACGGCGCTCCGGCGGAACGATCGCTTCGGCGACCTGCGCCGCGCTCACCTTGCCGTACCCGACCTCGGTAAACAGCCCCTCGACCGTGTTGCACTTGAGCTGCTCGGCCGCCCGTTGCAGATCGCCCGCGCGCTGGGCCTTGCTCAGCGACACGCCCCACTTTTTGAGCGTGCGCTCGACCAGGTCGCGCCCCAGGGCCGCGGCGCGCTCGCGCTCCTCGCGGCGCAATCGGTGGCGGATCTTCGTCTTCGCGCGCGCCGTCTTGACCAGCTTGAGCCAGTCCTTGTTCGGTTTCTGGTTCGGCGACGTGATGATCTCGACCGTGTCGCCGTTGCGGAGCTTGTAGCGCAGCGGGACGATGACGCCGTTGACGCGCGCGCCCGAGCAGTGGTCGCCGATGTTCGTGTGGATCGCGTACGCCATGTCGATCGGACACGACCCTTTCGGCAGCGCCTTGACGTCGCCGCGCGGCGTGAACACGTACACCTCGTCGCCGAACAGGTCGATCTTGACCGACTCGATGAACTCGGTCGGGTCCTTGAGATCCTGCTGTGACTCCATCATCTGGCGGAGCCACGCGAACTTGCGCTCGTCGTCGGTGAAGCCGGCCGGCTTGCCCTCTTTGTACTTCCAGTGAGCCGCGACGCCGAACTCGGCGACGCGGTGCATCTCCTCGGTGCGAATCTGGATCTCGATGCGCTCGCCGTCCGGGCCGATCACCGCGGTGTGGAGCGACTGGTACATGTTGGGCTTCGGCAGCGCGATGTAATCCTTGAACCGCCCCGGGATCGGCGTCCACGCCGAATGGGCGACGCCGAGCGCCTGGTAACAGGCCGCCACGCTGTCGGTGATGACGCGAAATCCGATCTTGTCGTGGATCTCGTCGAACGACCGCCCCGTCCGGCGCATCTTCTGGCGGATCGACCACAGGTGCTTGGCGCGGCCGGTCACCGTGCAGTGGACGCCGCCGGCGGCCATCTCCTTCGCGATCAGCTGCTCGACGTCGGCGATGTAGCGGCGGCGCTCGCTCTCGGACTGGTCGACCGCGGCGCGGATCTGCTCGTACTCGCCCGGATACAGGTAGCGAAACGACAGATCCTCGAACTCGCACTTCATCCACTGAATGCCGAGCCGATGCGCGAGCGGCGCGTAGATCTGCATCGTCTCGGCCGCGATGCGCTCCTGCTTCTCCGGCGGCAGCGCATCGAGCGTGCGCATGTTGTCGAGGCGATCGCAAAACTTCACGAGGATGACGCGGATGTCCCGCGCCATCGCGAGCAGCATCTTGCGGAAATTCTCGGCCTGCCGCTCCTCCCGGGTGCTGTAGGGCAGCTTGCCGAGCTTCGTGACGCCGTCGACGAGAAACGCGATCTCCTGGCCGAAGTGCTCGGTCAGCTCTTCGACCGTCACGCTCGTGTCCTCGACGGCGTCGTGCAGCAGACCGGCGCACACGCTCGGCACGTCGAGCTTGAGCTGCGCGATCAGCGCCGCGACGGACACCGGGTGCGTGACGTACGGGTCGCCGGACCGGCGCATCTGCCCCTCGTGCGCCTTGCACGCGAACGCATAGGCCCGCTCGACGAGTTCGATGTCTGCCTCGGGGTGGTACGACCGGATCGCAGCAGTAATCTCGCTCAAACGCTGCACTCCCTTCCAATGTACCAGAATCACCGCGGTTCGACGGCCGGCGGCGCCCGCACCCGACGCCCGCCGCCGCCGGTCACCGGGCGCCCGCGGCGATCAGCGCCTCGGCGTGCCGGTAGGCCGCATCCTCGTCCAGGGCGGCCACGGCGGCGCGCGCGTCCTCCGGCGCCGCGTCGCCGAGCTTGCGCACCAGATATAGCGCGCGCAGTTGGGCGTAGGCCCGTTCCAGGTCGTCGTTGATCACCCGGTGCTGGTACTCGCGGTGGTAGGCGAGTTCCTCGATCGCCTTGGCGAGCCGGCGCGCGATGACCTCGGGGGGGTCCGTCGCCCGCTTCTTGAGCCGCTCGCGCAGCGCATCGAGGCTCGGCGGGAGGATGAACACCATGAGGCTGTCGTGCGGGAACTGGCCGTGCAACGCGCGGCCGCCCTGGCCGTCGACATCGAACACCACGTCGCGGCCGGCGACGAGCGCGCGCTCGACCGCGGCGCGCGACGTGCCGTAGCGGTTGCCGTGCACGACGGCGTGCTCGGCAAACTCGCCGCGGGCGACCATGTCGTCGAATGTTGCATCATCCACGAACACGTAGTCGCGGCCGTTGATCTCGTTGGAGCGCGGCGGCCGCGTCGTGTAGGAGACCGAGAACTCGAGGTCGTCGAACTCGGACAGCAACCGGCGCGCGAGCGTCGTCTTGCCGGCGCCCGACGGCGAGCTGATGACGACCAGGATGCCCCGCCTATTCGACATTCTGCACCTGCTCGCGGATCTTTTCGAGTTCGGCCTTCGCCTCGACGACGAGCGCGGCGATGTCGGCCGATTGGGACTTGGAGCCGACCGTGTTGACCTCGCGGCCCAACTCCTGCACGAGGAA includes:
- a CDS encoding bifunctional (p)ppGpp synthetase/guanosine-3',5'-bis(diphosphate) 3'-pyrophosphohydrolase is translated as MQRLSEITAAIRSYHPEADIELVERAYAFACKAHEGQMRRSGDPYVTHPVSVAALIAQLKLDVPSVCAGLLHDAVEDTSVTVEELTEHFGQEIAFLVDGVTKLGKLPYSTREERQAENFRKMLLAMARDIRVILVKFCDRLDNMRTLDALPPEKQERIAAETMQIYAPLAHRLGIQWMKCEFEDLSFRYLYPGEYEQIRAAVDQSESERRRYIADVEQLIAKEMAAGGVHCTVTGRAKHLWSIRQKMRRTGRSFDEIHDKIGFRVITDSVAACYQALGVAHSAWTPIPGRFKDYIALPKPNMYQSLHTAVIGPDGERIEIQIRTEEMHRVAEFGVAAHWKYKEGKPAGFTDDERKFAWLRQMMESQQDLKDPTEFIESVKIDLFGDEVYVFTPRGDVKALPKGSCPIDMAYAIHTNIGDHCSGARVNGVIVPLRYKLRNGDTVEIITSPNQKPNKDWLKLVKTARAKTKIRHRLRREERERAAALGRDLVERTLKKWGVSLSKAQRAGDLQRAAEQLKCNTVEGLFTEVGYGKVSAAQVAEAIVPPERRKGGGKASGEGRPNPITQILRRVTRRSSGSAIKVAGEDGVLVRYARCCSPLPGDKIVGFVTRGRGVTVHLRDCQKALDLDPARRVEVEWDPSVKGHHPVAIQVVCADKPGLLAHISKAFTDSGVNISQAHCRATDDKRAVNTFHADVTDLDQLKAVMRSLSRINGVYSVDRVAARS
- a CDS encoding guanylate kinase translates to MSNRRGILVVISSPSGAGKTTLARRLLSEFDDLEFSVSYTTRPPRSNEINGRDYVFVDDATFDDMVARGEFAEHAVVHGNRYGTSRAAVERALVAGRDVVFDVDGQGGRALHGQFPHDSLMVFILPPSLDALRERLKKRATDPPEVIARRLAKAIEELAYHREYQHRVINDDLERAYAQLRALYLVRKLGDAAPEDARAAVAALDEDAAYRHAEALIAAGAR